The following is a genomic window from Caproiciproducens sp. CPB-2.
TCGCTGAGCTTTTCAATTTCATAAGAAATCTTTGCAACCTTTTCAAAGGTTTTCATGTTGTCCTTGGAAAGCCAGATCAGCTGCTGGGAGTCAAAGCCCATGGTTTCCGCGACCTGAAAAAGCCGTTCTCCCAGGTCGTCCTGTCCATGGTCCTTCTGCTTTACGGGGTGGGGTTCCCCTCCGTTTTTTCCAAACAGGGCGTCGGCGGCAATTAGAATCAGGATGCTCCCGATCACGGAATAGAAAAAGCCGCCCACCCCGTGGAATTGGAACAAAAGTCCTGCCGTCTGAAGAATGAGGATTGCAATTGCAGAAATTAAAACAGACCGTTTCGATGTAAAATTCATTTTTCTACCGCCTCAGCAATCAAAAAATTCAGTTCAAAACTGATAAAATTTTACTTCTTTACTTTCATTCCATGTCTCTTTTATACACAATATTATTATATTTCAAATCTTATAATCTGTCAATGTTATCTATATTTCTGCAAAAACCTTCTTTTTTCAAATTTCAGCCTGTAATCAGAAAAAAAGCGCCCCGAAAAGGCTTGAAAAGCCACTCGGAACGCTTGTATTCTGCGGCCCTTTTCCGCCGGACATTTATGCGGCAGCTACGGGCGTTATTTTGAAAGCTTATCCATGACAGCCAGTATCTCGTCTATCTTTTCTTCGGCGTCTCCCTGTTCAAACGCTTCCTTGACACAGCAGCCAAGGTGCGCGTGGATAATTTCAATGTTGGCTTTTTTCAGGATTGCCTGCGTGGCCATCAGCTGGTTGGAGATGTCGATGCAGTAGCGGTCCTCTTCCACCATTTTCAAAAGTCCGTCAAGCTGTCCCCGTGCGGTTTTCAGCAACCGGGTCACCTTTTCTTTGTCTGCTTTCATGGCAGCCCTCCGTGTAAAATTATTTGCCGAACAGGCCCTTCTTTTCCTCTACGGAAACCACCTCATAGCCGGCTTCCTGCACGGCGTTTTTCAGCGCTTCGTTGGAAACCTCCGTTTTCAGCGAAACCGTGGCGTTGTTCTTTTTCAGATCCACTTTTGCTTCCACGCCGCCAATGGCGTTCAGCGCCTTTTCGACCCTGGCCTTGCAGTGTTCGCAGCTCATGCCGTTAATGGTAATGACTTTTTTCATTTCAGAAAGATCTCCTTCCGCTTCTGTTTTGATCGGGTTTTCGATTTCGTTCTGTCTTTGCCCCGCAGAGATTCTGCGCGGTTTAAACAGCTTTAGCCGCAGCGCGTTGGAAACAACGCACACGGAGCTCAGGCTCATAGCCGCCGCGCCGAACATCGGATTCAGCTTCCAGCCCAGCAGGGAGAAAAACACGCCGGCCGCAAGCGGGATGCCGATGCTGTTGTAAAAGAAAGCCCAGAACAGGTTTTCCTTGATGTTGCGGATGACGGCCTTGCTCAGCTGCACCGCGGTCACGGCGTCGAGCAAATCGCTTTTCATCAGCACAATGTCCGCCGATTCAATGGCGATATCCGTTCCCGCCCCGATGGCGATCCCGACGTCGGCTCTTGCGAGCGCGGGTGCGTCATTGATGCCGTCGCCGACCATCGCGACCTTTTTGCCGCCTTCCTGAATCCTGCGGACCTCGCTTTCCTTGTCCTGCGGCATGACTTCCGCCACAACGCGGTCAATATGAAGCTGGCGGCGGATCGCTTCAGCTGTTCTTTTATTATCGCCCGTCAGCATGACTACGTCAATACCCATTGCCTTAAATTCTTCAATTGCCTGACGGCTGGTCGGCTTTACAACGTCCGCCACCGCGATGACGCCCAGCAGATTCTGCCCCTGCGCAAAATACAGCGGCGTTTTTCCGTCCTCCGCCAGCGCGTCGCAGGCACTTTGCAGGGAGGAGATATCCACCTTTCTGCTTTCCATCATCGCGCGGTTTCCGGCAAAATACTGTTTGCCGTCCAGCACCGCGGCAACGCCCTGGCCGGAAACGGAGTCAAACTGATCGACCGCTTTGATCTCCAGCCCCAGTTCGGACGCCCTTTCCACAATGGCGTCCGCAAGAGGATGCTCCGAGGGCTTTTCCATGGAAGCAGCAACTGTAAGCAGCTCCTGCTCCGCGGCCAGTCCGGTGATCAGGATATCCGTCACCTTCGGCTTGCCTTCCGTAATGGTTCCGGTCTTATCCAGAACCACCGTATTCACGGTATGCGCCGTTTCCAGAGCCTCCGCGGATTTAATCAGGATGCCGTTGGAAGCGCCTTTGCCCGTACCGACCATAATGGCGACGGGAGTCGCCAGCCCCAGCGCGCACGGGCAGGAAATAACCAGCACCGCGATGCCGATGGAGAGGGCGAATTCAAACGACTGGCCGGCGATCAGCCACGCGGCCGCCGAAACAATGGCAATGCAGATTACGACCGGAACAAAGATGCCGCTGATCTTATCCGCAAGCTTTGCGATCGGCGCCTTGGAGGAGCTTGCTTCCTCCACCAGATCGATGATCTGTGCCAGTGTCGTGTCGTCACCGACCTTCTGCGCCTCAAACTTGAAATATCCGGTTTTGTTAATGGTTGCGGCAATGACCTTATCGCCGGCATGCTTTTCCACAGGAATGCTCTCGCCGGTCAGCGCGGACTGGTCGACGGAGGAAGAGCCCTCCACGATGATTCCGTCCACCGGGATACTCTGGCCCGGGCGGACCGGCAGGATATCGCCGACAACGACCTCTTCCACCGGAATTTCAACCTCGGCGCCGCCGCGGATCACCACCGCGGTTTTCGGTGCCAGATCCATCAGCTTGGTAATCGCTTCCGAGGTTTTTCCCTTTGACCTGGCCTCCAGATATTTTCCGAGCGTAATCAGCGCCAGAATGGTTCCCGCCGATTCAAAATAGAGGTCCATCAGAAAATGGTCCGCCGTCTCCATATCGCCGTGTCCCAGCGCATAACCGATTTTGAAAATGGCGAAGATTCCATACACGATCGCCGCCGTGGAACCGATGGCGATCAGGGAGTCCATGTTGGGCGCGCGTTTTGCCAGCGTTTTGAATCCGACCTGAAAATATTTGCGATTGACATAGGCGATCGGCAAAAGCAGCAGGAACTGCGCAAACGCGAACACCACGCCGTTTTCCGGACCGTGGAAGGTCGCTTTGATCCATTCCGGCACCGGCAGGCCGATCCATTCCTTCAGCATATGATGCATGGCAAGATACAACAGAGGAATCAAAAATGTAAAAGAAACAATCAAGCGCGTTTTCATCGACTGCAGTTCTTTCTGGACCGGGCTCTCCTGCGGCTGGCTTTTCGCGTTTGCATTCGCCTTACGGGAATATACGGAAGCGCCGTACCCCGCGTTTTCCACCGCCCGGATCACCTCAGCGTCATTGGCAACCGTATCGTCGTAGTCCACCGTCATGCTGTTTGAAAGCAGATTGACGTTAACGGAGTTCACTCCGTTCAGCTTCCGGACGCTTTTTTCCACATTGGCCGAGCAAGCCGAACAGGTCATGCCCGTTACATTGAATTTTTTATTCATCGCTTCACCTCACTCCACCCCTGGGGGGTGTATTAATACTATAAACATATTTTTAGTTTTTGTCAATAGGCAAAAAATAATTCTGTTTCCTCTTTTACGAAAATAATGGTATATACCGCAAAACAGCTTCTGCGCTTATTTCTGCGAATAACGGGCAAAGATCCTGCCCGCCCGTGCTGCGTTATCTCGGAAGCGGACACCGCCGTTCTGCAAATGGGGACCGAACCCTTTTACGGAATCTTAACGTCTTTCCGCCATTCTTAACGCCACGATAATATCCGTTGTGCTAAGATAAGCAACAGAAAGAGGGAATCTTCATGCGATTGTTTGACAGCAAAAAAGACGGGACGATTCTCATAATCGGCTGCGGACGCCTGGGCAATTCCCTGGCGTGCGCTATGTCCAGTAAGGAATGGGACGTCACCGTAATTGACCCTGATGAGACTGCACTCAAAAGGCTGCCTTCCTCCTACAGCGGTTCCGTCCTTCTGGGGGACGGTACAGACAGCGATATTCTGGAATCTGCGGGAATACGAAAGGCCGATGCTTTGGTGGCGGCGACCGATGATGATGCCACTAATATTATGATTGCTCAGATTGCCGACTGTCACTACCCTGTAAAAAATATTCTTGCGTACATCAATGACATATCAAAAGCGATTTCCTGTTCTGAAATGAATATTACCGTGCTCTGTCCCGCCGCTCTTTCTGTTTACGAAGCTCAGCGGGTGTTACTTCATGATAAGGAAGCGAAAACCCTATGAATGTATTATTGGTGGGCGAACAAACGAAAACCCGCTTTCTGACAGGAGCACTGAAAGCACACGGACATCGCGTAAAAGTGATCGGCAAAGACTTCTGCTGGTGTAAAAAACTTACGGATGAATACGAAGTGGAAACCGTCTGCGGTGATGGAACCGATCCCGCCATACTAAAAGCAGCAGCGGCGGATAAAATGGATTTGATTGTAGCGCTCAGCAGTAAGGATGCGTTTAACCTGCTTGTCTGTGAAATAGCGAAAAAATATTTTCACACCCAGAAAACATTTGCCGTCGTAAACGACCCGAAAAACCAGGTGCTCTTTAAGGAACTCGGCGTAGATAAATGCGTTAGCATTACCCGGTTTCTGGAAGATCTGATCGAACAAGAAGAAACAGCGGATGAAACTGCGGCAATTCTATCCGGCTACGGAAAGGAATAAAACACCATACCATTCGGAACAGGAGGCCGTTACAAAACAGTCTTACCGAAAACATTATACAAAAAATGCACCTTGAACAGACTTTGCAAAAGTCGATTCAGGGTGCATTTCTTTCTGAGACCGTATGCCTGGTTTCGGGACCCTTTATGGTTTACACAAAGATCATATCTGGTATTGCAAAAAAATATAAACAATCCATAAGGATTGATTTTTCAAAAGATGAACGTTGCAAATTTATGGTGTTGTGGTAAACTAAGTAAAAATGAATATTATTTAGGAGTACTTGCAAATGCCCAAAATCGGAATGCGAATCATCAAATCCTCTGTGGCGGTTTTCCTTTGCTTCGCAATCTATCTTCTCCGCGGCGACGGAATTCCGTTTTATTCCGCAATAGCGTCCATTCTGTGCATGCAGCCGTATGTCTCCAACAGCCGGAAGGTCGCCTTTAACCGCATCATCGGCACCTTGATCGGCGGGACCGCCGGCATGCTTGTCATGATGGCGGAAAAGAGCTTTATCCCGCCGAATGTGCCGGTGCTGAAATATCTGCTGATTTCCGCCGTAATCATCCCGCTCATTT
Proteins encoded in this region:
- a CDS encoding metal-sensing transcriptional repressor — its product is MKADKEKVTRLLKTARGQLDGLLKMVEEDRYCIDISNQLMATQAILKKANIEIIHAHLGCCVKEAFEQGDAEEKIDEILAVMDKLSK
- a CDS encoding heavy metal translocating P-type ATPase, translated to MNKKFNVTGMTCSACSANVEKSVRKLNGVNSVNVNLLSNSMTVDYDDTVANDAEVIRAVENAGYGASVYSRKANANAKSQPQESPVQKELQSMKTRLIVSFTFLIPLLYLAMHHMLKEWIGLPVPEWIKATFHGPENGVVFAFAQFLLLLPIAYVNRKYFQVGFKTLAKRAPNMDSLIAIGSTAAIVYGIFAIFKIGYALGHGDMETADHFLMDLYFESAGTILALITLGKYLEARSKGKTSEAITKLMDLAPKTAVVIRGGAEVEIPVEEVVVGDILPVRPGQSIPVDGIIVEGSSSVDQSALTGESIPVEKHAGDKVIAATINKTGYFKFEAQKVGDDTTLAQIIDLVEEASSSKAPIAKLADKISGIFVPVVICIAIVSAAAWLIAGQSFEFALSIGIAVLVISCPCALGLATPVAIMVGTGKGASNGILIKSAEALETAHTVNTVVLDKTGTITEGKPKVTDILITGLAAEQELLTVAASMEKPSEHPLADAIVERASELGLEIKAVDQFDSVSGQGVAAVLDGKQYFAGNRAMMESRKVDISSLQSACDALAEDGKTPLYFAQGQNLLGVIAVADVVKPTSRQAIEEFKAMGIDVVMLTGDNKRTAEAIRRQLHIDRVVAEVMPQDKESEVRRIQEGGKKVAMVGDGINDAPALARADVGIAIGAGTDIAIESADIVLMKSDLLDAVTAVQLSKAVIRNIKENLFWAFFYNSIGIPLAAGVFFSLLGWKLNPMFGAAAMSLSSVCVVSNALRLKLFKPRRISAGQRQNEIENPIKTEAEGDLSEMKKVITINGMSCEHCKARVEKALNAIGGVEAKVDLKKNNATVSLKTEVSNEALKNAVQEAGYEVVSVEEKKGLFGK
- a CDS encoding potassium channel family protein — translated: MNVLLVGEQTKTRFLTGALKAHGHRVKVIGKDFCWCKKLTDEYEVETVCGDGTDPAILKAAAADKMDLIVALSSKDAFNLLVCEIAKKYFHTQKTFAVVNDPKNQVLFKELGVDKCVSITRFLEDLIEQEETADETAAILSGYGKE
- a CDS encoding potassium channel family protein: MRLFDSKKDGTILIIGCGRLGNSLACAMSSKEWDVTVIDPDETALKRLPSSYSGSVLLGDGTDSDILESAGIRKADALVAATDDDATNIMIAQIADCHYPVKNILAYINDISKAISCSEMNITVLCPAALSVYEAQRVLLHDKEAKTL